Proteins encoded by one window of Coffea eugenioides isolate CCC68of unplaced genomic scaffold, Ceug_1.0 ScVebR1_1504;HRSCAF=2366, whole genome shotgun sequence:
- the LOC113755469 gene encoding uncharacterized protein LOC113755469, protein MRTRIDVSYVLSFTNRCQANLRDGHQMAVKNIVKYLRRTKDIILVYEENNLQVERYNDANCQSDKNDSKSQSRDVFTLNSSVVTWKSFKQETTTDSTSETKYIIAVEAAKDAV, encoded by the coding sequence ATGCGTACTAGGATTGATGTCTCTTATGTTTTAAGTTTTACAAACAGATGCCAGGCAAATCTCCGTGATGGACATCAGATGGCCGTCAAGAATATTGTCAAATATTTGAGAAGGACTAAGGATATAATCTTGGTATATGAAGAAAACAATTTGCAAGTGGAGAGATACAATGATGCCAACTGTCAATCTGATAAAAATGATAGCAAATCTCAGTCTAGAGATGTGTTTACTCTAAATAGTAGTGTTGTGACTTGGAAAAGTTTCAAACAAGAGACCACAACAGATTCTACATCTGAAACCAAATACATTATAGCAGTTGAGGCAGCTAAAGATGCCGTTTAG